GAAGGAGAATGGAATACTAGCTATAACCTCACAACCATCTAATTTTTAAGTCTGGTATTTTTAATCAAAATCATATTGATTAAAAATCGATGATTTAGCCGATTTGATCATcgaatcaatttaaaaaatattgcatttaattataattttaaatatatatatacactaactAGTGATAGATATATTGGTAAAGCACATTGAACTTCTAAGAGTGAATGCAAATTCAAACTTTAGAGATAAGATTATTGAAAGAGATAACTAGATGTAAATCTCGAAAATGAATCCTAAAATTTAAAGAGACAGAGATGAAGTTAATGAGAAGTAAAATACTTAATTTCTTTCAATACATAGGCTAATAGCATCTAGCTTAATCAAAAGCTGAATATGTGTAGAGAAGAATTTTGTTGATACCAAGTACAATAAGGGAGGAAGACAAGGTGGAGCGAGAAAAAATCGAAGTGGTATAGTGGAGGCCGGTTCACCTGTAGAGGTCAAAAGCCAGAACAAGGATAAAATGACAAgctaattgaaaaaataaatgcTCAAGTAACTCTAGGGTATAAAAAGGGTTGATTCCTTACCTATAATTTTTTAAGGTATTTATAGGAAAAAAGTACCATTGTTCTTCGATATAATATTAGCTAGATAAGTGTTTAATCTTGTTAAACACGTAATAGATAATCATGAACACAATAGTATGAGTTTCTATCaatatgagataattaaatttaaatagacTTCTTATTATCTTGCAAATGTGTTCACAGTAGGATAATATTTTCCAATGAACACAATGAATGATAAATTCCGTTTGAAATGGACCAGATAattatactcaaaatattaatgCAAAGTAAACAATACCATTTATGCTTAAGGAAGAAGAGTATGacaaatttcaaattcaattaaagCATACGATTACCAATCAAACCAGCTAAACCCTATTCCATTAAATTCCATCCTCCAAGTTGCTAACATTTCATCTATTATAAAAACCCCATGCCTTCGCATGCCCTATTATTCAACTCACTCACCTTTCAAACATAACTgaaaacattttcattttcaaacccCACTCCCCCCATGGCTGGTCTCAAGCTTATTTGTGGCCTAGTATTGTTGTGCATGTTGGTTTTGGAACCCATGGCCACAACTGCTCTCACATGTGGACAAGTGGCAAGCCAAACGGGTAGTTGTATAAGGTATTTGCAGCGTGGAGGGAACCCTCCAGCTGCTTGCTGCAACGGAGTTAGGAACCTAAACAGGCAAGCTAGAACCACCCGTGACCGTCAAACTGCATGCAGATGCTTGCAAACTGCCGCTAGGACCATCTCCGGTATCAATACTAAATTGGCTGCCGGTCTTCCGGCCAAATGCGGTGTCAAAATTCCTTACAAGATCAGCCCCTCCACCAACTGCAATAGGTATATACTCTTTTTTCACATTAATTCATTTTTCTTACCTAAATTTTGAAGCAATTCCACATATtaattactcttttttttttgcaacttGTTGCAGAGTGAGATGATCATGGATGAAGTAAGCAGCTTGCAggaaatgttatatatatatatatataagcgtGAAATAAAGATTTTGGGATGGATGCTTATTCCAAAATCCAAATTAGTGTCTtgattaattatttgtttatctTTGAGATGTTGGCTCTAATTATGTTGTCTATGTATGGAATGTTCAGTGTTTTATGAGTTAAAAAGcctatgttttattatattacatgATATCTGTATTGCTTTCTTTGCTTGTTGTCTCAATCCATAATCCCTTACTTGagattatatatacatatgtctATGTTTGTATATCATTATATGTATCGCTTTCTTTACTTATTTAGTGAaacttatgattattatgttttcCGTATGATTcgttgattaaataaattaatgaattttctttaaaaaaatcagcAAAACAGCAAAAATCAATTTGGGATGTACTAGTAATTAATGAagaaataatatcatatttataaCATCAAACCCTTGCAACCCCCCCCCCCTTCCCAACTTATTCAGTTTTCGCAAATTGAGAGCATCAGATGGAAAGGATCATTATTATAATATCTTATCCATTTCTTCCCATTTTTAATCATGACAAGGAATTTGGAAAGGTGAAAGGATAGGAAACCTTTCAATCCAATGGTTAGGTTGCACGACATTCTTACTCATAAGCTATGTTACCCACGTTAAAAACAAGTATACGATGAAGAAATTATATTTACCGTTGGTGATTTGCGTGGTGCTGGCATGGAGGAGTGAAGTGGTGCGAGAGGGGATGAGAAAGAAGACGACGAAACCTAGAATAGGAGAGAAggaaaattattgttttattttattttttatttaattaaaaatgtcttgtattttgatttgttctaggattttttaaaaagagttaCCGATATTAACTAAAATTAGTAATTATATTAAGTTTAGTGTCTGGTAATCATACCGGATTCTAATTAAATTTGAGATCAAATTAGATCAGACTCTTAAACGAGGATAAAATTCTCTCAGCATTATTTTTTCCATCCACAAGACTTGAACTTAAGATGTTGCTTAAGAAGCATCAAACTTCTTATCATTCGATATTTGTTGGTTAAATATGTATACACACTAGTATGGTTCTTAATCTATGCTTTTCATTGGGTTAGTTatttgtttggactgaattatgaagtaaaatttgaaagattAAATATTGTCCAATTTCCTATACACATTGTACATTTGAAGTTTAATTTTCTATtcttatttttcacaaattcaaTCACTctattttttggatttaaaaattcaAGCTCAATTTTGCTACTATTAAAATTTTTCTGCTAAATTCAGTggtttgacattttaaaatttaaaatagcaTTGAAaatgtttatgtgaattttttttcttaaaaatattcaGTTGAACTCATCatggtaaatttatattttttttgttggaaTAGTGTTCTTAAGAAAAGTTGatgttgatattttaattaaaataattaacaatattaactatttcgATTGACTAACAATATAAAAGTAGAGAGACCAAATATTTAGATCAATATCAAATTTCAGCATAGTATAGAGGCCAAAACTAAAAGCTAACCGCCATCTAAAAAAGCAAGGGAAacacaaaagaaatgaaaaatcatGTATCAATCTCTAAAATCATAAGGgcattcaaatatatttataaaaaaaaatttaatatacaaGTAAAGTTTTGATTGAAATGATGAAGTTAAAATATTGCATACCATGACACCTTAGTTTAAAATCTCATCATGTGCATTGACTTGTCGCCAATTGTAGTGGTAGTTTAAGTACATTTCGATACTAAAAGAgcttgtttttagtgattttataatatttatatgcatTTTTTGTTGTCTTAGTTTAGGTTTAATTATATGCAAAATCAGCGTTTTTACACACGTTTTAGTATTCTAATGACCCGTGAGGCCAAGTTGGGCCAAGGGAATGAGCTATTTGAGTGTGTAAGGTGCCAATTAAAGCCCAAGAATACAAGGAACGACAATCGTGTTGCGACACAAGAGAGCCCATGTTGTAACACAAAACAACGAAGCTGCCAAGGTTGGAAATCATTCCATGTTGTGACGAGGAGTTTCTCCACGTCATGACGACGCGACGAAGGCAAGGCAAAATGGGGTTGATTCCTTGTACGACAATTTTGAGATATTTCCTTAATTAAACTCTGGTCAATTAATAGTATATTGCATTAATTAGTATCAAAGTGTATCTACAATTGTGTGGGCACCAACTAAAATGTAGCCTATATAAGTCACCTTAGGGTCACCCGAAGTGCGAAATTAGACCTAGAcagttttatttagttttcagtTTTATTTTTACGTTCGTTTAGTTGAAATTCTTCTTATTCCGATGTGAAGACAGTTGCAAGTGGAGATTACTCTGGAACTGCGCTTCAATTATTTATCAATgagtagttttttttatttttattttattttatttatatttcgttAGCCCAATCAACTaatgtttgtatgaatattagaataaattcttgtgttttatttttatcatgCATGATTTGGTTATTAAactgattaattaattaagtcaATTAAttagcagaagaataagggtttCTCAATAATAATTAGTTGGTCTTAAATTATGTGTACCTAAACCCTAGAATTGACGACCTTAGAAAGTAATCTAGGTTAAACGAGGTTGGGAGATAAGTTTGTCAGGTAAATTATAATTTATCTCAATGGAGAAAGCGAGGTTGGAAGATAAGCGACTATCtatcgattagttaattagtatAGGTCGGGAGGTAATACTGGTTAAATAATAGCTAATTCACTAAAAACCCGAAGTTTTGAAATTAGTTAATCTTCTACAtgttaattagggatttaatcgatTATAGGTTAGGGGCTCGCATTGTTGACACTAAGAATAGAAAATtccattaggttaatttaggtttagtaattttatcaatttaatcactaCTTTAATTTGGATTCGCACTACTAACTTGTAaatcgattagattagtaattattttttgtaataaatttaatactaaGATTCTCCAATCTACAATCTcttgggtatgatccttggaatactttcCTGTGTTCTGTTGTAACACTttactatattataatttgacccATTTACTTACGAACAtcgataatttaatttaatatatttttggtgtAATATATTTGTTCTAAACGTTAGCACATTTAGAGACAATCAtgcatttttctagattttatataaaatataaagtgaCAAAAATACACTCATAATAAtgtttgttattttataaaagtAATGGATTTTCGTTAATTTCTTTGAGACCCAATAAAACCAACTTAAACAACCCatcaaataatagtatagataatatAAGAAAAATCTACTTACATAGATAGTTTTACACATTTTcataactttattattattattgacattttaataatctaattgttatattttatattccaTTTAAGTTAGGGGCGTAGTTAGGGGGCTTGTAGGGGCCTGACCctacataaaatgaaaattttttcatttaggccttttaaaattttaagttagtaaaaataaaattatactttgccccctaaaagtaataaaattttggtttaatactttaaaaattataaatatataaactattaaaatggtgaaattacatttttactattataaaaattacaatttaatttcgacccctcTAAAAAGAAATTTTTAGCTTTGCCCTTGATTTACGTGAATCATGCATGTTAAATTTGAAGTAATtcttttaactatttattttatgtaaaaaaaacttttaactaatataaatagtattttaaatcaatatattaaatcgattcaaaattttatatgccTAATAAATACTATAACatatcaattataaaaaatatatataaaactaacattaattttataaagtgtagGTTCATCCCTCctaaaatatatatcatattccatctcttatatttatttctaaatggTACGAATCAAGATTAATATATAGGTGCCTTTTGATTTCATTGATGCTTTATTTCCAATTCCCACCATGCATGCATTAATGAAGCATTCCTGTTGGACACGAAAACTCGAATGAACCCATGCTTTCCCGATTTCAGTCAAACTGTTCCTTTAAGTTACTCATTATCATTTGTTTTTCTTAGGTAGTGGTTCTTTAAATAAAGTAATTTACCATAGTGGCCTAGTTGCGTTGTGAGAGAAAAGGTGCCCACCGTTGAGGCAATAAATAtggatgaaaaaaaaagtaatttaaaaaaaataatctaaagtGAGTTTAGGTATTACCTATTTTTGTGATAATAAGTGTTATTGAAATCGGATTAAATTGATTTGTTGAATCGAATATTGATTGATATATTAATTTGaggtattataaatatatatattttttatttatcattagTGAATAATAATACGATACtttattattaagtaaaataataattatgaatttataaataaataataattttatttaaacataattattatatttgtttgtcTTTCATGTTTAGATTTTATGCATTTGGATTTAGGTTTTAAGATTTATATCgtgtttagggtttaaatttttgATTTAAGGTTTCGGGTTTGTATCAAGTTAcatgttttggatttatgtttaagtaaaaaatactagtatttatttataagtcttttactattttttttatttcactaatGATGAGACGCCATGTTATTGTTTACTAACAGTATATTAGATattcatttatttgatttttattatatcTATACTTTATATTGACTAAGCTGATGTTACAAATCAACCAAacactaatttaatttaaaaatgactcccttatttttataaaataataaattaataagagatttttttttaaccTTTCCATGTTCTTTAAGAAAATAATACTATaatcaaatttgaatttgaaacacctatttaaaaattttaattaaatcattataattaaagactcatttgaatattttaatataaaagttttataaatataattttacatagaTTATTTTTATGCAAGGTAAGCCCTAatctaattataataatatatttgtattaCATACGTAGGTAATAATGATGTCTCTGATATTTTCAGTCCAAAATTCTTTTTCGCTATGGGAAGGTGATGGTTTTATTATAGCCATGTGGTCTTACTATAGCTAATAAAAGCTGAAAAAAGTGGTTATAATATCTTATAATGTTtcgattaataattaaaatt
This window of the Gossypium hirsutum isolate 1008001.06 chromosome A09, Gossypium_hirsutum_v2.1, whole genome shotgun sequence genome carries:
- the LOC107928451 gene encoding non-specific lipid-transfer protein P3, with protein sequence MAGLKLICGLVLLCMLVLEPMATTALTCGQVASQTGSCIRYLQRGGNPPAACCNGVRNLNRQARTTRDRQTACRCLQTAARTISGINTKLAAGLPAKCGVKIPYKISPSTNCNRVR